From a single Natronorubrum tibetense GA33 genomic region:
- a CDS encoding helix-turn-helix domain-containing protein produces MSGNADRDESGQFESTFDDEEVLAYFADGRPFHTAQEVADRFGVDRSTAYRRLSDLAAAGALEKVTLGSRTVVWWYPTETAGEHTETEADDPLFTAPAFAVDESVDEDDIDDVLYGELEE; encoded by the coding sequence ATGTCCGGAAACGCCGATCGGGACGAATCGGGGCAGTTCGAATCGACGTTCGACGACGAGGAGGTTCTCGCATACTTCGCCGACGGTCGGCCGTTCCATACCGCTCAGGAGGTCGCCGACCGCTTCGGTGTCGACCGATCCACGGCCTATCGTCGATTATCTGACTTGGCGGCAGCCGGGGCGCTGGAGAAAGTCACCCTCGGTAGTCGGACCGTCGTGTGGTGGTACCCGACGGAGACGGCCGGAGAGCACACGGAAACGGAGGCCGACGACCCACTTTTTACTGCTCCTGCGTTTGCTGTCGACGAATCGGTCGACGAAGACGACATCGACGACGTCCTCTACGGTGAACTCGAGGAATGA
- a CDS encoding type II toxin-antitoxin system VapC family toxin → MSGPGTTPLFVDTGAFFAHFVRDSPRHERARTVMNGIQTGDLWFRPLYTTGYVLGELATLILRKKSHEKAFETLRRIRNSSAVTVLHPDETQFDAICDEFAHFDDQQISFVDHATGSLAAAYEVEHVFAFDSDFRTLGFTLVPDDVPIP, encoded by the coding sequence ATGAGCGGTCCGGGAACGACTCCGCTGTTCGTCGATACGGGTGCGTTCTTCGCACACTTCGTCCGGGATTCTCCTCGTCACGAACGAGCACGTACCGTCATGAACGGGATTCAGACGGGTGACCTCTGGTTTCGTCCGCTGTACACCACCGGATACGTTCTCGGCGAATTAGCGACGCTTATTCTCCGAAAAAAGAGCCACGAAAAGGCGTTCGAGACGCTTCGAAGGATTCGAAATTCGTCGGCGGTCACGGTCCTCCACCCCGACGAAACGCAATTCGATGCGATCTGTGACGAATTCGCTCACTTCGACGACCAGCAGATTTCGTTCGTCGATCACGCGACGGGATCGCTCGCGGCTGCCTACGAGGTTGAACACGTGTTTGCGTTCGATAGCGATTTTCGAACGCTCGGGTTCACGCTCGTTCCCGACGACGTGCCCATCCCGTAA
- a CDS encoding BGTF surface domain-containing protein → MTDDNYYVADDDEYEAELDIDFDERTLEWNDIDSLPAESDATAYGETNVAPGTELEADADSPSDEGGFVDYTDAVVGDDYTFAAEFDLEGEQVGSLFTITAEDSTVDSGIAADDAVLEDLTLTGADDADALELGADYDAEITTEESTDIDAVVTNNDADEVTVDLELELDGEVYDEEVTVDGEDSETVTLTTADGADLGEGEFDFTITAESDSDDASYDGTLNVEEAATDDDDDDDGVEDDSTEDDSTDATDDDDDDDDDDDDDGTPGFGVAVAVVALLAAAMLALRRQN, encoded by the coding sequence GTGACTGACGACAACTACTACGTCGCTGACGATGACGAGTACGAGGCTGAACTCGACATCGACTTCGACGAGCGTACTCTCGAATGGAACGATATCGACTCGCTCCCAGCAGAGTCTGACGCAACCGCATACGGTGAGACAAACGTCGCACCGGGTACGGAACTCGAAGCTGACGCAGACTCGCCAAGTGACGAGGGTGGCTTCGTCGACTACACCGACGCTGTTGTCGGTGACGACTACACCTTCGCAGCTGAGTTCGACCTCGAAGGCGAACAGGTTGGTTCGCTCTTCACCATTACCGCTGAAGACTCGACTGTCGACAGCGGAATCGCAGCAGACGATGCTGTCCTCGAGGACCTGACGCTCACCGGCGCTGACGATGCTGACGCCCTCGAGCTCGGCGCTGACTACGACGCAGAGATCACCACCGAAGAGTCGACCGACATCGACGCTGTCGTTACGAACAACGACGCCGACGAAGTCACGGTTGACCTCGAGCTCGAGCTCGACGGTGAGGTCTACGACGAAGAAGTCACTGTTGACGGAGAGGACTCCGAGACTGTGACGCTCACCACCGCCGACGGTGCAGACCTCGGCGAGGGTGAATTCGACTTCACCATCACCGCAGAGAGCGACTCTGACGACGCCTCCTACGACGGTACGCTGAACGTCGAAGAGGCTGCTACGGACGATGATGATGACGACGACGGCGTTGAGGACGACTCCACTGAGGACGACTCCACTGACGCCACTGACGACGATGATGACGACGACGATGACGACGACGATGACGGAACGCCCGGCTTCGGTGTCGCTGTCGCTGTCGTCGCTCTGCTCGCAGCCGCCATGCTGGCCCTGCGACGCCAGAACTAA
- a CDS encoding DUF3368 domain-containing protein gives MIGIILRAYSSGSIDASQARELIRGLKRSTSLYLSDPLVEHALRRIEANETDW, from the coding sequence TTGATAGGGATCATTTTGCGGGCGTATTCGTCCGGTTCGATCGATGCCTCGCAGGCAAGGGAACTCATTAGGGGGTTGAAACGGTCGACATCGCTCTACCTGTCGGATCCGCTCGTGGAACACGCCCTTCGACGGATCGAAGCGAACGAGACGGACTGGTAA
- a CDS encoding sugar transferase, whose translation MLTGWRYRIVSVLGVVGLTIAAVFATNHPFAQHVFTTYVPLFDRLEVTVLTGSSFYWAVALTVLAVTACLLPLYRPRPRRLLDTVTMAQKRVLVAGLGLAALGYFKWSHRLPRATLVMIVGLLAILLPAWFVWIRRRPAASDGRTLFVGDDLAQIERIAPAVNAPVLGYLCPSSVGYHGFDEDDIDGHGPQATTGNVRADGGVAVERRQTGGPEPRPSPDSTLDEPRALAGLTRLGGLSRLEDVLVERDIDTVVLAFREADRAEFFGALDACHEHGVNAKVHREYADSVLVSPGDVGELVDVDLEPWDPLDHLFKRVFDVLFATVGLLVFAPVMLLIAAAIKYDSPGPVFYSQDRTAGLGETFSVYKFRSMVPEGEDATPTDDETNDRITRVGRVLRKTHLDELPQLWSIFVGDMSVVGPRAVWTEEEELLERDAPAWRKRWFVKPGLTGLAQINDANSTDPNAKLRYDLEYIRRQSFWVDVKIVVRQVWNVLADVWKMVRG comes from the coding sequence ATGCTTACTGGGTGGCGATATCGAATCGTGAGCGTCCTCGGCGTGGTCGGGTTGACCATCGCCGCCGTGTTCGCCACCAACCACCCGTTCGCCCAGCACGTCTTCACGACGTACGTCCCCCTGTTCGATCGCCTCGAGGTGACCGTCCTGACTGGGAGCTCGTTCTACTGGGCCGTCGCCCTCACCGTCCTCGCCGTCACGGCGTGTCTCCTACCGCTTTATCGCCCCCGCCCGCGTCGCCTCCTGGATACCGTCACGATGGCCCAGAAACGGGTGCTGGTCGCCGGACTCGGGCTCGCGGCCCTGGGCTACTTCAAGTGGTCCCACAGGCTGCCTCGCGCAACCCTGGTCATGATCGTCGGGCTTCTCGCGATACTGCTCCCGGCGTGGTTCGTCTGGATCCGCCGACGACCGGCCGCGTCGGACGGCCGCACGCTGTTCGTCGGCGACGATCTGGCCCAGATCGAGCGTATTGCACCGGCCGTCAACGCCCCCGTGCTGGGCTATCTCTGCCCGTCGAGCGTCGGCTACCACGGGTTCGACGAGGACGATATCGACGGCCACGGCCCCCAAGCGACGACCGGCAACGTCAGAGCCGACGGTGGCGTCGCCGTGGAGCGCCGTCAGACGGGTGGCCCCGAACCGAGACCCTCCCCCGACTCGACACTCGACGAGCCGCGAGCACTCGCCGGACTGACCCGACTCGGTGGGCTCTCGCGACTCGAGGACGTGCTCGTCGAGCGCGACATCGATACCGTCGTGCTCGCGTTTCGAGAGGCCGATCGGGCGGAATTTTTCGGCGCGCTCGACGCCTGTCACGAACACGGTGTCAACGCCAAGGTTCACCGAGAGTACGCTGACAGCGTGCTCGTCTCCCCGGGGGATGTTGGCGAACTGGTCGACGTGGATCTCGAGCCCTGGGATCCGCTTGACCACCTGTTCAAGCGCGTGTTCGACGTCCTGTTCGCGACGGTCGGGCTGCTCGTTTTCGCGCCGGTTATGCTGTTGATCGCCGCTGCGATCAAATACGACAGCCCCGGGCCGGTTTTCTACAGCCAGGATCGGACGGCCGGGCTGGGCGAGACCTTCTCGGTCTACAAGTTCCGTTCGATGGTCCCCGAAGGTGAGGACGCGACGCCCACCGACGACGAGACCAACGATCGAATCACGCGCGTCGGCCGCGTCCTGCGGAAGACGCATCTGGACGAACTCCCCCAGCTGTGGTCGATCTTCGTCGGCGACATGAGCGTCGTCGGCCCGCGCGCTGTCTGGACGGAAGAAGAGGAACTGCTCGAGCGAGACGCACCGGCCTGGCGCAAGCGCTGGTTCGTGAAACCGGGGCTGACCGGGCTGGCCCAGATCAACGACGCGAACAGCACCGATCCGAACGCGAAGCTGCGGTACGACCTCGAGTACATCCGCCGACAGTCGTTCTGGGTCGACGTAAAGATCGTCGTCCGACAGGTCTGGAACGTGCTCGCGGACGTCTGGAAGATGGTTCGAGGGTAG
- a CDS encoding DUF4330 family protein, with the protein MELIDEDGNLFGAVNVVDALAVCLVLAVLVAGVAAVGTLGASEETETDEPHIETRYATIDLGTQLSSTADDISVGDEMAHDDYPHTLTVTDVYATPVSSSEAHVTVRTEIEGTQFENGTYAFGDQEFAPGQNVSIDTGEYAATGGIDAVEDEGTDLPRTETDVLLETTLSPSAAADVRVGDEVTFGDDTVATVETVSVYPVSDEQHRVFVGATLTTLERGADLRYGDAPVESGSVIPLSTADYDLMLDVLETETIEETGEPATTTVEIDLEKLSDREASLFEPGLTETAGGETWATIEDVEREPASVVVESEDGQLHEHEHPTRDDVTLTVELQTRDTELGPRFKGDALNNGDTVYLDFGVTSVEERVWIVDD; encoded by the coding sequence ATGGAGCTAATCGACGAAGACGGGAACCTCTTCGGGGCCGTCAACGTCGTCGATGCGCTCGCCGTCTGCCTCGTCCTCGCAGTCCTCGTCGCCGGCGTCGCGGCCGTCGGGACGCTCGGGGCAAGCGAAGAGACCGAGACCGACGAACCTCACATCGAGACTCGCTACGCGACTATCGATCTCGGGACACAGTTGTCGTCGACGGCCGACGATATCTCGGTCGGAGACGAAATGGCTCACGACGACTATCCCCACACGCTCACCGTTACCGACGTGTACGCGACGCCGGTTTCGAGCAGTGAGGCACACGTGACCGTCCGAACGGAGATCGAGGGAACGCAGTTCGAGAACGGAACCTACGCCTTCGGCGATCAAGAGTTCGCCCCCGGACAGAACGTCTCGATCGACACGGGCGAGTACGCCGCCACCGGCGGTATCGACGCCGTCGAAGACGAGGGAACGGACCTCCCGCGCACCGAGACCGACGTGCTACTCGAGACGACGCTCTCGCCGTCCGCCGCCGCAGACGTTCGGGTCGGCGACGAGGTCACGTTCGGTGACGACACCGTCGCGACGGTCGAAACGGTCTCCGTCTACCCCGTCAGTGACGAGCAACACCGAGTGTTCGTCGGCGCAACGCTGACGACCCTCGAGCGAGGGGCGGATCTTCGGTATGGAGACGCGCCGGTCGAATCCGGGTCAGTGATCCCGCTCTCGACCGCCGACTACGATCTCATGTTGGACGTGCTCGAAACGGAGACCATCGAAGAGACCGGAGAGCCAGCGACGACGACCGTCGAAATCGACCTCGAGAAACTGAGCGACCGCGAGGCGAGTCTGTTCGAGCCCGGACTGACCGAGACCGCCGGCGGCGAGACGTGGGCCACGATCGAAGACGTCGAGCGCGAACCCGCGTCGGTCGTCGTCGAAAGCGAGGACGGCCAACTCCACGAGCACGAGCATCCGACGCGAGACGACGTGACGCTCACCGTCGAATTGCAGACTCGAGACACTGAACTAGGCCCCCGATTCAAAGGAGACGCTCTCAACAACGGCGACACCGTCTACCTCGACTTCGGCGTAACGTCCGTCGAGGAACGGGTCTGGATCGTCGACGACTGA
- a CDS encoding metal-dependent hydrolase: MAELLSHVLVAYALATVASWRLEWLTTRWVAIAMIGALLPDLNRIGLFVADATLESVFGVPFSVDAIHTLGGVVLLSGVGAMVVVDQHRRAFGVLLAGALSHLLVDALKAYADGAAGAWLYPVTWARHPTPNLYVSSDPAVLAVVGTGTLLVWWRDRTRNE, translated from the coding sequence ATGGCTGAACTCCTCTCGCACGTCCTCGTCGCCTACGCTCTCGCTACCGTAGCGAGTTGGCGACTCGAGTGGCTGACAACGCGCTGGGTCGCCATCGCGATGATCGGCGCACTCCTGCCGGATCTCAACCGCATCGGTCTCTTCGTCGCGGATGCGACGCTCGAGAGCGTCTTCGGCGTCCCGTTCAGCGTCGACGCGATCCACACGCTCGGTGGCGTCGTGCTCCTCTCGGGTGTCGGCGCGATGGTCGTCGTCGACCAGCACCGGCGGGCATTCGGCGTGTTGCTCGCGGGCGCGCTCTCGCATCTGCTCGTGGACGCGCTCAAGGCGTACGCCGACGGTGCCGCCGGCGCGTGGCTGTATCCGGTCACCTGGGCCCGCCATCCAACCCCGAACCTGTACGTCTCGTCGGATCCGGCCGTCCTCGCAGTTGTCGGTACCGGGACACTTCTCGTCTGGTGGAGAGACCGCACTCGAAACGAGTGA
- a CDS encoding single stranded DNA-binding domain-containing protein produces MRLAARIAVSTLLLAALFGLCVHYGGAYDDNWPHPTGDQLQDEYDAYAGERVLLFGSVESVDGETTVIHVTDSADEVAAELEIYGVDDSVAPGGTVQVYGILDSDRTMTADETVVVDRDESAFDYKLGTSVVGVLLAIGYFGRHWTVNPRTLAVEPRGQDATDIVEAPDDG; encoded by the coding sequence ATGCGTCTCGCCGCCAGAATCGCCGTCTCCACGCTCTTGCTCGCGGCACTTTTCGGACTCTGCGTGCACTACGGTGGGGCCTACGACGACAACTGGCCGCATCCGACGGGCGACCAGTTACAGGACGAGTACGACGCCTACGCGGGCGAACGCGTCCTCCTGTTCGGGAGCGTCGAGTCGGTCGATGGCGAGACGACCGTGATCCACGTCACGGACTCCGCCGACGAGGTCGCGGCCGAACTCGAGATCTACGGCGTCGACGACTCGGTGGCCCCCGGCGGCACCGTCCAGGTCTACGGTATCCTCGACTCCGATCGAACGATGACGGCCGACGAAACGGTCGTCGTCGACCGCGACGAGAGCGCGTTCGACTACAAGCTCGGAACCTCCGTCGTTGGCGTCCTGCTCGCGATCGGCTACTTCGGCCGCCACTGGACCGTGAACCCGCGAACGCTCGCCGTCGAACCGCGGGGGCAGGATGCTACCGATATTGTGGAGGCTCCCGACGATGGCTGA
- the glmS gene encoding glutamine--fructose-6-phosphate transaminase (isomerizing) produces MCGIVGYVGSSDAIDVLLNGLSSLEYRGYDSAGVALANGTLAVHKREGELAALESALPTAELRGRSIGIGHTRWSTHGPPSNVNAHPHTDGEGRVAVVHNGIIENYQSLRDELTADGVTFESETDTEVVPHLISQALSAGASPETAFRTAIDRIEGSYAVAAVFAGSETIHAARQASPLVLGIGDDGYYLASDAPAFIDYTDRVVYLEDGEFARLSPEAVVVTDSNGNVVETSVETIEWDAEDAGKSGYDHYMRKEIHEQPTALRQCLRGRVDELTGTVTLEELDELESSSPVQFVACGTSYHAALFGATLLRDRGVPAQSFLASEYSTDRIPVDSSTLVVGVTQSGETADTMRALREANRAGAETVAVTNTVGSSAARECDHALYIRAGPEIGVAATKTFASQQVALTLLACRLSDGSNHDVIRALRDVPDQVQTVLDTSQATEIAAEYAESDAFFFIGRGYQYPVALEGALKLKEISYRHAEGFAAGELKHGPLALVTEETPVFALVTGDDERAHKTVSNVKEVEARDAPVVAVTDGQTDVERYADHVLEVPASNEIGAAITANVQLQLLSYWIAHRLGRSIDKPRHLAKSVTVE; encoded by the coding sequence ATGTGCGGCATCGTCGGGTACGTCGGCTCGAGCGACGCTATCGACGTCCTGCTGAACGGGCTCTCCAGCCTCGAGTACCGCGGCTACGATTCTGCAGGTGTAGCGCTGGCGAACGGAACGCTCGCGGTTCACAAGCGGGAGGGCGAACTCGCCGCGCTCGAGTCGGCGCTGCCGACCGCGGAACTGCGCGGACGCTCGATTGGCATCGGGCACACGCGCTGGAGCACGCACGGGCCGCCCTCGAACGTCAACGCGCATCCCCATACGGACGGCGAAGGACGAGTGGCCGTCGTTCACAACGGAATCATCGAGAACTACCAATCACTGCGCGACGAGCTGACGGCCGACGGCGTCACGTTCGAGAGCGAGACGGACACCGAAGTCGTCCCGCACCTGATCAGTCAGGCCCTCTCGGCGGGTGCGAGCCCCGAAACGGCGTTTCGGACTGCCATCGATCGGATCGAGGGGAGCTACGCCGTCGCGGCCGTCTTCGCCGGTTCGGAGACGATCCACGCCGCCCGACAGGCGTCGCCGCTCGTGCTCGGGATCGGCGACGACGGCTACTACCTCGCGAGCGACGCGCCGGCCTTCATCGACTACACCGACCGCGTCGTCTATCTGGAGGACGGGGAGTTCGCGCGACTCTCGCCCGAAGCGGTCGTCGTCACGGACTCGAACGGAAACGTCGTCGAAACGTCCGTCGAGACAATCGAATGGGACGCCGAAGACGCCGGCAAGAGCGGCTACGACCACTACATGCGCAAGGAGATCCACGAACAGCCGACGGCGCTGCGACAGTGTCTTCGCGGCCGCGTGGACGAACTGACCGGGACGGTGACGCTCGAGGAACTCGACGAGCTCGAGTCGTCGTCGCCGGTACAGTTCGTCGCCTGCGGAACGTCCTATCACGCCGCGCTGTTCGGGGCCACGCTGTTACGCGACCGTGGCGTCCCGGCTCAGTCGTTTCTCGCCAGCGAGTACTCGACCGACCGGATCCCGGTCGACTCGTCGACGCTCGTCGTCGGCGTCACCCAGAGCGGCGAGACCGCGGATACGATGCGCGCGTTGCGCGAGGCAAACCGCGCAGGCGCGGAGACGGTCGCCGTGACGAACACCGTCGGCAGTTCGGCGGCACGGGAGTGCGACCACGCCTTGTACATTCGCGCGGGTCCCGAAATCGGCGTCGCCGCGACGAAGACCTTTGCGAGCCAGCAGGTCGCATTGACGCTGCTCGCGTGTCGGCTGAGCGACGGGTCGAACCACGACGTGATTCGCGCGTTGCGCGACGTTCCCGACCAGGTTCAGACCGTTCTCGATACGTCGCAGGCGACCGAGATCGCCGCGGAGTACGCCGAGTCGGACGCCTTCTTTTTCATCGGTCGGGGCTACCAGTATCCCGTCGCGCTCGAGGGCGCGCTCAAACTCAAGGAGATCAGCTACCGCCACGCCGAGGGGTTCGCCGCCGGCGAGTTGAAACACGGGCCGCTGGCGCTCGTAACTGAGGAAACGCCGGTGTTTGCGCTCGTCACCGGAGACGACGAACGGGCACACAAGACGGTCAGTAACGTCAAGGAGGTCGAGGCCCGCGACGCGCCCGTCGTGGCGGTGACCGACGGGCAAACCGATGTCGAACGCTACGCGGATCACGTCCTCGAGGTACCGGCGTCGAACGAAATCGGCGCAGCGATCACCGCGAACGTCCAGTTGCAACTGCTTTCCTACTGGATCGCCCACCGGCTGGGTCGGTCGATCGACAAACCGCGACATCTGGCGAAGAGCGTGACGGTGGAGTGA
- a CDS encoding sugar phosphate nucleotidyltransferase, which produces MTVRSAIVLAAGEGKRLRPLTEHRPKPMLPAATDPILAHVFDALIAAGITELTVVVGYGRNRVQSHFGPTYRDVPVTYVTQEKQLGSGHALAAAESTVTGPSLVVNGDQLVDQRIVEDVIDAHDETDDAAATIGTIQHRDVTEYGGVLLEPDEPSMSSRRVAEIVENPTDGRSYLLNAGVYALEKRAFDTVRSANSRGGEHSLVDGLTALIDGDEPIRGVRSEGIWIDATYPWDLLEVADVLLESDDGVESTTAASARIHESATIRGPVVIADDCVVGPGAVIGPNVCLGENVTVGSNVVCEHSVVDADTRIGPNATLVDCVTGRGVRVGAGSTVVGGPGDVHVGDRIHRNEDLGALIADRVRDEGGVTYAPGTIVGSSAVIGSGTTVSGTINSETEVRS; this is translated from the coding sequence ATGACCGTTCGATCCGCTATCGTCCTCGCCGCGGGGGAAGGAAAGCGGCTCCGGCCGCTGACAGAGCACCGACCGAAGCCCATGCTTCCCGCCGCCACCGACCCGATTCTGGCCCACGTCTTCGACGCGCTGATCGCTGCCGGAATCACGGAGCTAACGGTGGTCGTCGGCTACGGACGGAATCGCGTCCAGTCGCACTTCGGCCCGACGTACCGCGACGTCCCCGTGACGTACGTGACTCAGGAGAAACAGCTCGGGAGCGGTCACGCGCTGGCGGCTGCCGAATCGACGGTGACGGGTCCGTCGCTCGTGGTGAACGGCGACCAGCTCGTCGACCAGCGGATCGTCGAGGACGTCATCGACGCACACGACGAGACGGACGACGCCGCGGCGACCATCGGTACGATCCAGCACCGCGACGTCACCGAATACGGCGGCGTCCTCCTCGAGCCCGACGAGCCGTCGATGTCGTCCCGTCGCGTCGCCGAAATCGTGGAGAATCCGACCGACGGACGAAGCTACCTGCTCAACGCGGGCGTTTACGCCCTCGAGAAGCGTGCGTTCGACACCGTCCGATCGGCGAACTCGCGGGGCGGCGAGCACTCGCTCGTGGACGGACTCACCGCGCTGATCGACGGAGACGAGCCGATTCGAGGGGTGCGCTCGGAGGGTATTTGGATCGACGCGACCTATCCGTGGGACTTACTCGAGGTCGCCGATGTCCTCCTCGAGAGCGATGACGGCGTCGAGAGCACGACCGCGGCATCCGCCCGAATTCACGAGAGTGCGACGATCCGTGGTCCCGTCGTCATCGCCGACGATTGCGTCGTCGGGCCCGGCGCGGTGATCGGTCCCAACGTCTGTCTCGGTGAGAACGTTACCGTCGGCTCGAACGTCGTCTGCGAGCACAGCGTCGTCGACGCCGATACGCGGATCGGTCCGAACGCCACCCTCGTCGACTGCGTGACCGGCCGCGGCGTCCGGGTTGGTGCCGGATCCACCGTCGTCGGCGGCCCGGGTGACGTCCACGTCGGTGATCGGATCCACCGAAACGAGGATCTTGGCGCGCTCATCGCCGACCGCGTCCGCGACGAGGGCGGCGTGACGTACGCGCCGGGGACGATCGTCGGCTCGAGTGCCGTCATCGGGTCCGGAACCACCGTCAGCGGGACGATCAACTCTGAAACGGAGGTTCGGTCCTGA
- a CDS encoding FAD-dependent oxidoreductase — MSEQPRVEIYTKEDCPYCDKAKHLFDAKGVEYETYNVTGDDDLFEEMVERANGRKTAPEVFIDDELIGGWDDTSALDETGELDAKLGVESDTEDGEVLEHRKLIIAGTGIAGLTAAIYAGRGDNEPLVIEGDEPGGQLTLTTDVANYPGFPEGISGPELVNNMKEQATQFGAELKNGIIESVDADTKPFRVELTNGDVYTADAVIAASGASARTLGIPGEDELMGYGLSTCATCDGAFFRDEDMLVVGGGDAAMEEATFLTKFADTVYIAHRREEFRAEQYWVNRVHEKVEAGEIEIMKNTEVTELHGSQAEGVDHVTLVRNDKGHPTDRLDDPETEEFEFDVGAVFFAIGHTPNTAYLEGTGVQMDDEGYLRTQGGDGGGQTETDVPGIFGAGDVVDFHYQQAVTAAGMGSKAALDADEYLEDLERAESTSEGEAVAADD; from the coding sequence ATGAGCGAACAGCCTCGAGTCGAGATCTATACCAAAGAGGACTGTCCGTACTGCGACAAAGCCAAGCACCTCTTCGACGCGAAGGGAGTCGAGTACGAGACGTACAACGTCACGGGCGACGACGACCTGTTCGAGGAGATGGTCGAGCGGGCAAACGGGCGCAAGACGGCCCCCGAAGTGTTCATCGACGACGAACTGATCGGCGGCTGGGACGACACCAGTGCCCTCGACGAGACGGGCGAACTGGACGCGAAACTCGGCGTCGAAAGCGACACCGAGGACGGTGAAGTGCTCGAACACCGAAAACTGATCATCGCCGGAACCGGAATCGCGGGCCTGACGGCGGCGATCTACGCCGGTCGCGGTGACAACGAGCCGTTAGTCATCGAGGGCGACGAACCCGGCGGCCAGCTCACCCTGACCACCGACGTGGCGAACTACCCCGGCTTCCCCGAGGGGATCAGCGGCCCCGAACTGGTCAACAACATGAAAGAGCAGGCCACGCAGTTCGGCGCCGAGCTGAAAAACGGCATCATCGAATCTGTCGACGCGGACACCAAGCCGTTCCGCGTCGAGTTGACCAACGGGGACGTCTACACCGCCGACGCCGTCATCGCCGCCTCCGGTGCGAGCGCGCGAACGCTCGGTATCCCCGGCGAGGACGAACTGATGGGGTACGGTCTCTCGACGTGTGCCACCTGCGACGGCGCGTTCTTCCGCGACGAGGACATGCTCGTCGTCGGCGGCGGCGACGCCGCGATGGAGGAGGCGACCTTCCTCACGAAGTTCGCCGACACCGTCTACATCGCCCACCGACGCGAGGAGTTCCGCGCCGAACAGTACTGGGTCAACCGCGTCCACGAGAAGGTCGAGGCGGGCGAGATCGAGATTATGAAGAACACGGAAGTGACCGAACTCCACGGCTCGCAGGCGGAGGGCGTCGACCACGTCACCCTCGTGCGAAACGACAAGGGCCACCCCACGGATCGCCTCGACGACCCCGAGACCGAGGAGTTCGAGTTCGACGTCGGCGCCGTCTTCTTCGCGATCGGTCACACGCCGAACACGGCGTACCTCGAGGGCACCGGAGTCCAGATGGACGACGAAGGCTACCTCCGAACCCAGGGCGGCGACGGCGGCGGCCAGACCGAAACTGACGTCCCCGGCATCTTCGGCGCCGGCGACGTCGTCGACTTCCACTACCAGCAGGCCGTGACGGCCGCCGGAATGGGATCGAAGGCCGCACTCGATGCCGACGAGTATCTCGAGGATCTCGAGCGCGCGGAGTCGACGAGCGAGGGCGAGGCCGTCGCCGCGGACGACTGA